A genomic segment from Pseudoduganella chitinolytica encodes:
- a CDS encoding TonB-dependent receptor — translation MNMQRTLLASAILAALSPAAFADEPADQVVPKVVVTANPFRTAEGDQILTPAKVLQGDELRDKAGSSLGETLSQELGVSASAFGAGASRPIIRGMEGPRVKMLENGMSVSDVSGLSNDHAVAAEGAVAHQIEILRGPAALLYGSGAIGGLVNVVNERIPTALEAKPTGQVEGRYSTVDKGRNASGTVDAAFGKIAVHVDGNWRLTDDYKIPDNRVLNDPESASGRLPHSDTHERNLGLGASFVDSWGYVGASVSRLQNLYGIPSDEGSRIDLDQKRYDIEGLVKAPFDGFENFKFKAGHTDYEHAELDDEGAPEVRFTNRSTETRWELSHKPLAGWHGTFGIQTENTHFAALSAEGGPDTVPATRSTSTAGFLVEEKDLGVLRLSAGARLESVKREPVTGLARSFDLKSGSVGALWPFMPGYGAGLTLSYAQRAPATEELYSYGPHDATATFDIGNANFAKESSRNVELSVQKSTGVVRWKANIYRNQVSDYIYGNVTGNLLDEEGNPGEELRERIFQQGDATIRGAEAELTYNEAGAGWSGRVFADTSRGKLDAGGSLPLQPADRVGASVGYRMDALRAGLSLVHARGQDRLASFETIETPGYNQLNANVSYTQKVGTYDLTYFLLAKNLLNEDIRVSTSVLKDISPLPGRNFVFGVRAKF, via the coding sequence ATGAACATGCAACGCACGCTGCTCGCCAGCGCGATCCTGGCCGCTCTTTCTCCTGCCGCTTTTGCCGACGAACCCGCCGACCAGGTCGTGCCCAAGGTCGTCGTGACCGCCAATCCGTTCCGCACCGCCGAGGGCGACCAGATCCTGACGCCGGCCAAGGTACTGCAAGGCGACGAGCTGCGCGACAAGGCCGGCAGCTCGCTGGGCGAGACGCTGTCGCAGGAGCTGGGCGTGTCCGCCTCCGCGTTTGGTGCCGGTGCGTCGCGCCCCATCATCCGCGGCATGGAAGGCCCGCGCGTGAAGATGCTGGAGAACGGCATGTCGGTGTCGGACGTGTCCGGCCTGTCGAACGATCACGCGGTCGCGGCCGAAGGCGCCGTGGCGCACCAGATCGAAATCCTGCGTGGCCCGGCCGCGCTGCTGTACGGCTCGGGCGCCATCGGCGGCCTGGTCAACGTCGTCAACGAGCGCATCCCGACCGCGCTGGAAGCCAAGCCCACCGGCCAGGTCGAAGGGCGCTACAGCACCGTCGACAAGGGCCGCAACGCATCCGGTACCGTCGATGCGGCGTTCGGCAAGATCGCCGTGCACGTGGACGGCAACTGGCGCCTGACCGACGACTACAAGATCCCCGACAACCGCGTGCTGAACGATCCGGAATCGGCATCGGGCCGCCTGCCGCATTCCGACACGCACGAGCGCAACCTGGGCCTGGGCGCCTCGTTCGTCGACAGCTGGGGTTACGTGGGCGCGTCCGTGTCGCGCCTGCAGAACCTGTACGGCATCCCCAGCGACGAAGGCTCGCGCATCGACCTGGACCAGAAGCGCTACGACATCGAAGGCCTCGTCAAGGCACCGTTCGACGGCTTCGAGAACTTCAAGTTCAAGGCCGGGCACACCGACTACGAGCACGCCGAGCTCGATGACGAAGGCGCGCCGGAAGTGCGCTTCACCAACCGCTCGACCGAAACGCGCTGGGAGCTGTCGCACAAGCCGCTGGCCGGCTGGCATGGCACGTTCGGCATCCAGACCGAGAACACGCACTTCGCGGCGCTGAGCGCAGAGGGCGGCCCGGACACCGTGCCGGCCACCCGCTCGACGTCCACGGCCGGCTTCCTCGTCGAGGAGAAAGACCTGGGCGTGCTGCGCCTGTCGGCCGGCGCCCGCCTGGAATCCGTCAAGCGCGAACCCGTTACGGGGCTGGCGCGCTCGTTCGACCTGAAATCCGGTTCCGTGGGCGCGTTGTGGCCGTTCATGCCGGGTTACGGCGCCGGCCTGACGCTGTCGTACGCCCAGCGCGCGCCCGCGACCGAGGAGCTGTATTCGTACGGCCCGCACGACGCCACCGCCACGTTCGACATCGGCAATGCCAACTTCGCCAAGGAGAGTTCGCGCAACGTCGAGCTGTCGGTGCAGAAGAGCACCGGCGTCGTGCGCTGGAAGGCCAACATCTACCGCAACCAGGTCAGCGACTACATCTACGGCAACGTCACGGGCAACCTGCTGGACGAAGAGGGCAATCCAGGTGAGGAATTGCGCGAGCGCATCTTCCAGCAGGGCGACGCGACGATCCGCGGCGCCGAGGCGGAGCTGACGTACAACGAAGCGGGCGCCGGCTGGTCGGGCCGCGTGTTCGCCGACACGTCGCGCGGCAAGCTCGATGCCGGCGGCAGCCTGCCGCTGCAGCCGGCCGACCGCGTCGGCGCTTCCGTCGGCTACCGCATGGACGCGCTGCGCGCCGGCCTGTCGCTGGTGCACGCGCGCGGCCAGGATCGGCTGGCCTCGTTCGAGACGATCGAGACGCCCGGCTACAACCAGCTGAACGCGAACGTCTCGTACACGCAGAAGGTGGGGACGTATGACCTGACCTACTTCCTGCTGGCGAAGAACCTGCTGAACGAGGACATCCGCGTCTCGACCTCGGTGCTGAAGGACATCTCGCCGCTGCCGGGCCGCAACTTCGTGTTCGGCGTGCGCGCGAAGTTCTGA
- a CDS encoding TraB/GumN family protein, whose product MLTRSITAMCLSLSLASAWAQTDVPTAVAPEAQVEPEKILVVGQRPGPGLWKVSKGDHVLWVFGTHWPLPKKMEWRSQQVEAIVAQSQELLKEPGANLDFGVVRSVLLMPFMLGIDKNPDGGVLSDKVPVDVHERWLALRKKYLKDDDDYERLRPVFAAGELFDEAMKQNGMTSGGEMRKQIVKLAEKNKLKITPTAIDLSVDSPVKAIRAFKKAPMDDVPCFTATVKRLETDLDGIRTRANAWAKGDLDVIRKLDYREHENACTAAFFSNAVLNEKAGLGTVPERMRAGWLAAAEKALANNHTTIAMLQLHNLLGPKSYLADLQAKGYTVEQPE is encoded by the coding sequence ATGTTGACCCGTTCGATTACCGCAATGTGCCTTTCGTTGTCCCTGGCTTCGGCCTGGGCCCAGACCGACGTTCCCACCGCCGTCGCACCGGAGGCGCAGGTCGAGCCGGAAAAGATCCTCGTCGTGGGCCAGCGCCCCGGCCCCGGCCTGTGGAAGGTGTCGAAGGGCGACCACGTGCTGTGGGTGTTCGGCACGCACTGGCCGCTGCCGAAGAAGATGGAGTGGCGCTCGCAGCAGGTGGAGGCGATCGTCGCGCAGTCGCAGGAGCTGCTGAAGGAGCCGGGCGCCAACCTGGACTTCGGCGTCGTCCGTTCCGTGTTGCTGATGCCGTTCATGCTTGGCATCGACAAGAACCCGGATGGCGGTGTCCTGAGCGACAAGGTCCCGGTCGACGTCCATGAGCGCTGGCTGGCGCTGCGCAAGAAATACCTGAAGGACGACGACGACTACGAGCGCCTGCGCCCCGTGTTCGCGGCCGGCGAACTGTTCGACGAGGCGATGAAGCAGAACGGCATGACGTCCGGCGGCGAGATGCGCAAGCAGATCGTCAAGCTGGCGGAGAAGAACAAGCTGAAGATCACGCCGACGGCGATCGACCTGTCGGTGGACAGTCCCGTCAAGGCGATCCGTGCATTCAAGAAGGCGCCAATGGACGACGTGCCGTGCTTCACGGCGACGGTCAAGCGCCTGGAAACGGACCTGGACGGCATCCGTACCCGCGCCAACGCCTGGGCCAAGGGCGACCTGGATGTCATCCGCAAACTCGATTACCGCGAACACGAAAACGCCTGCACGGCGGCCTTCTTCAGCAACGCGGTGCTGAATGAAAAAGCCGGCCTGGGCACGGTGCCGGAGCGCATGCGCGCCGGCTGGCTGGCGGCAGCGGAAAAAGCGCTGGCCAACAACCACACGACCATCGCCATGCTGCAGCTGCATAACCTGCTGGGACCGAAGAGCTACCTGGCCGATCTGCAGGCCAAGGGATATACGGTGGAACAGCCGGAATAA
- a CDS encoding TonB-dependent receptor, whose product MHRSQPVITLRLHPIAGACALLLALSSSAVTAQELAAAASQPAEGAMQKVTVSGIRRGIEDAISVKKDATSIVESISAEDIGKLPDTSIAESIARLPGLTAQRVGGRAQVISVRGLSPDFATTLLNGREQVSTGDNRSVEFDQYPSELLSAVTVYKTPDAGIVGQGLSGTIDMQTVRPLSFPGRTISFNLRGEKNSLGKIANAKDTGHRVSASYIDQFANRTIGLGLGVAHMESPILDQETGTYEPFDQTRIAGVPAGTYVTAGVKALAKSGRLTRTGVIGVLEYRPSRQWTSTLDVFASNFKQVDTNNQFEVNLGGFNGTNNPVGFNYVTTRIVGDTLAGGTATGAYPLVRGQHNHREDSIRTAGWSNRFKFEHWSLLVDANYSQAKRDETYLENNLQLQTASGGAFNDPLMTVGWQPGRFATLSGQLDYSNPAILHTGNSIYGYGKTYAPHLKDRLASLKVAATLPAPAALDAYLSGFDVGVNYSDRTKTKRQPSGLLFASGTPTIGSEFLYTPVDLGFAGAGTVPSWNVPAVIERYFNPISYSLENNAGTISRAWDVTEKITTSFVRANLDGDVAGYSVRGNIGAQVIRTDQSSASLYADAAGVAHPIENGKTYTDVLPSLNLAVGVGEGQTLRFSVAKQMARPRVDQLNAGFNFTVESGTRLPSGSGGNTQLDPWRAKAIDLSYEKYFGKKGYVALAGFYKKLDTYIYTFSETRDFSQYTAGTNAISNFGQYTTSYNGDGGMIKGAELTVSVPLDLVTPVLDGFGVIASTSYTKSGIDIKEVNATIGKIELPGLSRNVSNLTLYYEKAGFSTRVSARHRSDYVGEIGNFAGDRQLRYVVGGTTVDFQAGYTFEQGPYKGLGLLLQVNNLNNAAYETYANRADRQLEYAKYGRTVLFGVNYKF is encoded by the coding sequence ATGCACCGTAGTCAACCCGTCATCACCCTCCGTTTGCATCCCATTGCCGGCGCCTGCGCCCTGCTGCTAGCGCTATCGTCGAGCGCCGTCACAGCGCAGGAACTTGCCGCCGCAGCCAGCCAGCCCGCCGAGGGCGCGATGCAGAAAGTCACCGTATCCGGCATCCGCCGCGGCATCGAGGATGCGATCTCCGTGAAGAAGGACGCCACATCCATCGTCGAATCGATTTCGGCCGAGGATATCGGCAAGCTGCCGGACACCAGCATCGCCGAATCGATCGCGCGCCTGCCCGGCCTGACGGCGCAACGGGTCGGCGGTCGCGCGCAGGTGATCAGCGTGCGCGGCCTGTCGCCCGATTTCGCCACGACGTTGCTGAATGGCCGCGAACAGGTCAGCACGGGCGACAACCGCAGCGTGGAGTTCGACCAGTATCCGTCCGAGCTGCTGAGCGCCGTGACGGTGTACAAGACGCCGGACGCGGGCATCGTCGGCCAGGGCCTGTCCGGCACCATCGACATGCAGACAGTGCGCCCGCTGTCGTTCCCCGGCCGCACGATCTCGTTCAACCTGCGCGGCGAGAAGAACTCGCTGGGCAAGATCGCCAATGCCAAGGACACGGGCCACCGCGTCAGTGCCAGCTACATCGACCAGTTCGCGAACCGGACGATCGGCCTGGGGCTGGGCGTCGCCCACATGGAGTCGCCGATCCTGGACCAGGAAACGGGCACGTACGAGCCGTTCGACCAGACCCGCATTGCGGGCGTCCCGGCCGGCACCTACGTCACGGCCGGCGTCAAGGCGCTGGCCAAGAGCGGCCGGCTGACGCGCACCGGCGTGATCGGCGTCCTGGAATACCGCCCCAGCCGCCAGTGGACCAGCACCCTCGACGTGTTCGCGTCCAACTTCAAGCAGGTCGACACGAACAACCAGTTCGAGGTCAACCTCGGCGGCTTCAACGGCACCAACAATCCCGTCGGCTTCAACTATGTGACGACGAGGATCGTGGGCGACACGCTGGCCGGCGGCACCGCGACGGGCGCCTACCCGCTGGTGCGGGGCCAGCACAACCACCGCGAGGACAGCATCCGTACCGCCGGCTGGAGCAACCGCTTCAAGTTTGAACACTGGTCGCTGCTGGTCGACGCGAACTACTCGCAGGCCAAGCGCGACGAAACGTACCTGGAAAACAACCTGCAACTGCAGACGGCCAGCGGCGGCGCGTTCAACGACCCGCTGATGACGGTGGGCTGGCAGCCGGGCCGGTTTGCCACGCTGTCCGGGCAGCTCGACTACAGCAATCCCGCCATCCTCCATACCGGCAATTCGATCTACGGCTACGGCAAGACCTACGCGCCGCACCTGAAGGACCGGCTGGCCAGCCTGAAGGTGGCCGCGACCTTGCCGGCACCGGCCGCGCTGGACGCCTACCTGTCCGGCTTCGACGTGGGCGTCAACTACAGCGACCGCACCAAGACCAAGCGCCAGCCTTCCGGCCTGCTGTTCGCGAGCGGCACGCCGACCATCGGCAGCGAGTTCCTGTACACGCCAGTGGACCTGGGCTTTGCGGGTGCCGGCACCGTCCCGTCGTGGAACGTGCCCGCCGTGATCGAGCGCTACTTCAATCCGATCAGCTACAGCCTGGAGAACAATGCCGGCACCATCAGCCGGGCCTGGGACGTGACGGAGAAGATCACCACCAGTTTCGTGCGCGCCAACCTGGATGGCGACGTGGCCGGCTATTCCGTTCGCGGCAATATCGGCGCGCAGGTGATCCGCACCGACCAGTCGTCCGCCTCGCTGTATGCCGACGCGGCCGGCGTGGCCCACCCCATCGAGAACGGCAAGACCTATACGGACGTGCTGCCCAGCCTGAACCTGGCCGTTGGCGTGGGCGAAGGCCAGACGCTGCGCTTCTCGGTGGCCAAGCAGATGGCCCGCCCGCGCGTGGACCAGCTCAACGCGGGCTTCAACTTCACCGTCGAATCGGGCACGCGCCTGCCCAGCGGCAGCGGCGGCAACACCCAGCTCGATCCATGGCGCGCCAAGGCCATCGACCTGTCGTACGAGAAGTACTTCGGCAAGAAGGGCTACGTGGCGCTGGCCGGCTTCTACAAGAAGCTCGACACGTACATCTACACGTTCTCGGAAACGCGCGACTTCTCGCAATACACGGCCGGCACCAACGCCATCTCCAACTTCGGCCAGTACACCACGTCGTACAACGGCGACGGCGGCATGATCAAGGGCGCCGAACTGACGGTGTCGGTGCCGCTGGACCTGGTCACGCCAGTGCTGGACGGCTTCGGCGTCATCGCCAGCACGTCGTACACGAAGAGCGGCATCGACATCAAGGAAGTCAACGCCACCATCGGCAAGATCGAGCTGCCGGGCCTGTCGCGCAACGTGTCGAACCTGACCCTGTACTATGAAAAGGCGGGCTTCTCGACCCGCGTCAGCGCGCGCCACCGTTCCGACTACGTGGGCGAGATCGGCAACTTCGCGGGCGACCGTCAGTTGCGCTACGTGGTGGGCGGCACGACCGTCGATTTCCAGGCCGGCTATACGTTCGAGCAGGGCCCGTACAAGGGCCTGGGCCTGCTGCTGCAGGTGAATAACCTGAACAACGCCGCCTACGAGACGTATGCCAACCGGGCCGACCGCCAGCTGGAGTATGCGAAGTATGGGCGGACGGTGCTGTTCGGGGTGAACTACAAGTTCTGA
- a CDS encoding ABC transporter permease, producing MLLPDFRIGWRLLARDRLWSGSAIAGLAIGFAACFLLLGYVAYSFSYDSTHPDPDRVHLVKTRFHFPGVPEEWTEQSTQALRSTVLDARLPADVTMYAQVPATLAVGPRTVAAQVTLVDPAFVAMMGVRVLAGDATAALARPDRVVLTVAGARKLFGRDTGVVGQLVTADGERLAVGALVADPPAATTVPYEMLAGSGSPLWAGPDRDDATSNWGRLFGRVYVKLAPGADAAALAAALQRASNASPLHGQLDPAFLAQLGDKALMDVGLVRLRDAYLDPDLGKGAQLHGDRPVLFAVAALALLILLLATINYVNLATVRTLRRQREIAIGKVLGARAGQVVAQFLAESVLVTLAATALGLLCAWRLMPWFGELMNRPVDGFVGAPVFAAFLALGLVTGVLAGLHPAWVALRVKPAAALAGRHDQESRGGLRMRRALTVLQLASAMALAGITLGVAWQTWHVLQADPGFDARAKLVIDAGAPFTEPDARVRSFIEAVRHLPGVTGVGQSLEAVGRGDIVQKGTLARAGAAPITIEWKGVAPSFLGVHGVRPLAGRIFDERRDADSAASGLVLSAAAARALGFATPAAAVGQTVDGDGKAGQVVGVVPDIRFQSLREPAQAVAYRLTRRAPVLALGFRGNPATVEAAVEATWRQYLPDRALQMTRQESLLAAHYEDDVRSVQLLGAAALLAIVIAAMGVYVLSAYSVQRRTREIVLHRLYGASRADIVRLLGRETVLLLAVSAALGIPPALLALRHYLAGFVEQTHSWGWAIVLACAIAVLVAVAAVARGIVAALALRPNAALQS from the coding sequence ATGCTACTCCCTGACTTCCGTATCGGCTGGCGCCTGCTGGCGCGCGACCGTCTCTGGTCCGGCAGCGCCATCGCCGGCCTGGCCATCGGCTTTGCCGCCTGTTTCCTGCTGCTCGGCTATGTCGCGTATTCGTTCAGCTACGACAGCACCCACCCCGATCCCGACCGGGTCCACCTGGTCAAGACGCGCTTCCACTTCCCCGGCGTGCCGGAGGAGTGGACGGAGCAATCGACGCAGGCCCTGCGCAGCACGGTGCTCGATGCGCGCCTCCCCGCCGACGTGACGATGTATGCCCAGGTGCCGGCCACCCTGGCGGTAGGTCCCCGCACGGTGGCCGCGCAGGTCACGCTGGTCGATCCCGCATTTGTCGCGATGATGGGCGTGCGCGTTCTCGCGGGCGACGCCACGGCGGCACTGGCACGGCCGGACCGCGTCGTGCTGACGGTCGCGGGCGCGCGCAAGCTGTTCGGGCGCGATACCGGCGTGGTCGGCCAGCTCGTCACCGCCGACGGCGAGCGGCTGGCCGTCGGCGCCCTGGTGGCCGATCCGCCCGCCGCCACCACGGTTCCGTATGAAATGCTGGCAGGCAGCGGCTCGCCGCTGTGGGCCGGGCCGGACCGGGACGACGCCACGAGCAACTGGGGGCGGCTGTTCGGCCGCGTGTATGTCAAGCTGGCGCCGGGTGCCGATGCGGCCGCGCTGGCGGCGGCGCTGCAGCGCGCATCGAACGCCTCGCCGCTGCACGGCCAGCTCGATCCCGCCTTCCTCGCGCAGCTGGGCGACAAGGCGCTGATGGACGTGGGCCTGGTGCGGCTGCGCGATGCCTATCTCGATCCCGACCTGGGCAAGGGTGCGCAGCTGCACGGCGACCGTCCCGTGCTGTTCGCGGTGGCCGCGCTGGCCCTGCTGATCCTGCTGCTGGCGACGATCAACTACGTCAACCTGGCCACCGTGCGCACGCTGCGGCGCCAGCGCGAGATCGCCATCGGCAAGGTGCTGGGAGCCAGGGCCGGCCAGGTCGTCGCGCAGTTCCTGGCCGAGTCGGTCCTCGTCACCTTGGCGGCCACCGCGCTGGGGCTGCTGTGCGCATGGCGCCTGATGCCCTGGTTCGGCGAATTGATGAACCGTCCCGTGGACGGTTTCGTCGGCGCTCCGGTGTTCGCGGCGTTCCTGGCATTGGGACTGGTGACGGGCGTGCTGGCGGGCCTGCATCCGGCCTGGGTGGCGCTGCGCGTCAAGCCCGCCGCCGCGCTGGCGGGTCGGCATGACCAGGAGTCGCGCGGCGGCCTGCGCATGCGGCGCGCGTTGACGGTGTTGCAACTGGCCAGCGCGATGGCACTGGCCGGCATCACCCTCGGCGTGGCCTGGCAGACGTGGCACGTGCTGCAGGCCGATCCCGGCTTCGATGCCCGCGCCAAGCTGGTGATCGATGCCGGCGCGCCGTTCACCGAGCCGGATGCGCGGGTACGTTCCTTCATCGAGGCCGTGCGCCACCTGCCCGGCGTGACAGGCGTCGGCCAGAGCCTGGAGGCGGTCGGGCGCGGCGACATCGTGCAGAAGGGTACCCTCGCGCGCGCCGGCGCGGCCCCCATCACGATCGAATGGAAAGGTGTCGCGCCATCCTTCCTGGGCGTCCACGGCGTGCGGCCGCTGGCCGGCCGCATCTTCGACGAACGGCGCGACGCCGATAGCGCTGCATCCGGCCTCGTGCTGTCGGCGGCGGCGGCGCGTGCCCTGGGCTTCGCCACGCCGGCCGCCGCGGTCGGCCAGACGGTCGACGGTGACGGCAAGGCCGGCCAGGTCGTCGGCGTGGTGCCCGACATCCGCTTCCAGAGCCTGCGCGAACCGGCGCAAGCGGTGGCATACCGGCTGACGCGGCGGGCGCCCGTGCTGGCGCTCGGCTTCCGGGGCAATCCGGCGACGGTGGAAGCGGCCGTCGAGGCGACCTGGCGCCAGTACCTGCCCGATCGCGCGCTGCAGATGACGCGGCAGGAGTCGCTGCTGGCCGCCCATTACGAGGACGACGTGCGCAGCGTGCAGCTGCTGGGGGCGGCCGCGCTGCTGGCCATCGTCATCGCCGCCATGGGCGTGTACGTGCTGTCGGCCTACAGCGTGCAGCGGCGTACCCGGGAGATCGTGCTGCACCGGCTGTACGGCGCCAGCCGCGCCGACATCGTGCGCCTGCTGGGGCGCGAGACCGTGCTGCTGCTGGCCGTCAGCGCGGCGCTCGGCATTCCACCGGCGTTGCTGGCACTGCGGCATTACCTGGCCGGCTTCGTCGAGCAGACGCACAGCTGGGGCTGGGCCATCGTGCTGGCCTGCGCCATCGCCGTGCTGGTGGCGGTGGCAGCGGTGGCGCGAGGCATCGTGGCGGCACTGGCGCTGCGGCCCAACGCGGCGCTGCAGTCATGA
- a CDS encoding flagellin N-terminal helical domain-containing protein, with product MALTINTNTNSLFAQRALTRAGSDMSSVLQRLSSGLRINSARDDAAGLAISQGMTAQLRGLTQAGRNINDGVSLTQTAESAIGTIGDNFQRIRELAVQAANDTNSASDRAAMQREADELIKENFRVATDTNFNGLKLLDGSFNGAVQLGHRAGDVIMLTIPALFQQTDGGALAEPPLSLASHADATAALQYVDKQLASINVQRAHLGAMQNRLTHAFENVQAMSTNLAESRSRILDTDFAADTANLTRTQILQQAGSAMLAQANSLPNQILQLLR from the coding sequence ATGGCGCTGACGATCAATACCAATACGAATTCGCTGTTCGCCCAGCGCGCGCTGACGCGCGCGGGATCGGACATGTCGTCCGTACTGCAGCGCCTCTCCAGCGGCCTGCGCATCAATTCCGCCCGCGACGATGCGGCCGGCCTGGCGATCTCGCAAGGGATGACGGCGCAGTTGCGCGGGCTGACGCAGGCCGGCCGCAACATCAACGACGGCGTCTCGCTGACCCAAACGGCGGAAAGCGCGATCGGCACCATCGGCGACAACTTCCAGCGCATCCGCGAGCTGGCGGTGCAGGCGGCCAACGACACCAACAGCGCCAGCGACCGCGCGGCCATGCAGCGCGAGGCCGATGAACTGATCAAGGAAAACTTCCGCGTCGCCACCGACACCAACTTCAACGGCCTCAAATTGCTGGACGGCTCGTTCAACGGCGCCGTGCAGCTCGGCCACCGTGCCGGCGACGTCATCATGCTGACGATTCCCGCGCTGTTCCAGCAGACCGATGGCGGCGCGCTTGCCGAGCCGCCGCTGTCGCTGGCCAGCCATGCCGACGCGACGGCGGCCTTGCAATACGTGGACAAGCAGCTGGCCAGTATCAATGTGCAGCGTGCCCACCTCGGCGCGATGCAGAACCGCCTGACGCACGCCTTCGAGAATGTGCAGGCAATGTCGACCAACCTGGCCGAGTCGCGCTCGCGCATCCTCGACACGGACTTCGCGGCCGATACGGCGAACCTGACGCGCACGCAGATCCTGCAGCAGGCCGGATCGGCCATGCTGGCGCAGGCCAACTCGCTGCCGAACCAGATCCTGCAGCTGCTGCGCTAG
- a CDS encoding dienelactone hydrolase family protein: MPRPAHHSKFLYRLCALALAAGLAQAQDYQQHAIDGALPVFAPALKARLAFPMAWTPQVKDLPAWRAAGRAKLWEATLQERDDTPFAPQVIATQDRGSYNARQVVFNLTATSRVRALLLVPKAAGPHPAALLLHDHGGRFDIGKEKLIAPWGDAAREAAARTWADKYFSGRMPGDDLARRGYVVLATDALGWGDRGPLTGDGQQALAANFFNLGSSLAGNMALEDVRAASFLASLPEVDKRRVAALGFSMGALRAWQVAALSDAIGAVVAVNWMATTQGLMVPGNNQLCGSSAFQMLHPGLLRHLDFPDVASLAAPKPALFLAGAADPLFPLPSVREAYAKMARVWSAWHAGDKFETRILPGGHAFPREAQDEAYDWLDRRFGGRD, from the coding sequence ATGCCTCGTCCCGCCCACCACAGCAAATTCCTTTACCGCCTCTGCGCCCTGGCGCTGGCAGCCGGCCTGGCCCAAGCCCAGGACTACCAGCAGCACGCCATCGACGGCGCCCTGCCCGTGTTCGCCCCGGCGCTGAAAGCGAGGCTGGCCTTTCCCATGGCCTGGACGCCGCAAGTGAAGGACCTGCCCGCGTGGCGCGCGGCGGGCCGGGCGAAACTGTGGGAGGCGACACTGCAGGAGCGCGACGACACGCCGTTCGCGCCGCAGGTGATTGCCACGCAGGACCGCGGCAGCTACAACGCCCGCCAGGTCGTGTTCAACCTGACCGCCACCAGTCGCGTGCGTGCACTGCTGCTGGTGCCGAAGGCAGCCGGGCCGCATCCGGCCGCGCTGCTGCTGCACGACCATGGCGGGCGCTTCGACATCGGCAAGGAAAAGCTCATCGCGCCCTGGGGCGACGCGGCGCGCGAGGCAGCGGCGCGCACCTGGGCCGACAAGTATTTTTCCGGCCGCATGCCGGGCGACGACCTGGCACGGCGCGGCTACGTGGTGCTGGCGACGGATGCCTTGGGCTGGGGCGATCGCGGCCCGCTGACGGGCGATGGGCAACAGGCCCTGGCCGCCAACTTCTTCAACCTGGGCAGTTCTCTGGCGGGGAACATGGCGCTGGAAGACGTGCGCGCGGCGAGCTTCCTCGCATCGCTGCCGGAAGTGGACAAGCGCCGCGTCGCCGCGCTGGGCTTTTCGATGGGCGCGCTGCGCGCCTGGCAGGTCGCGGCATTGTCGGACGCGATCGGGGCCGTCGTCGCCGTCAACTGGATGGCCACCACGCAGGGCCTGATGGTCCCGGGGAACAACCAGCTGTGCGGCTCGTCCGCCTTCCAGATGCTGCATCCCGGCCTGCTGCGCCATCTCGATTTTCCCGACGTCGCCAGCCTGGCGGCACCGAAGCCCGCACTCTTCCTTGCGGGCGCGGCCGATCCGTTGTTCCCGCTGCCCAGCGTGCGGGAGGCGTACGCGAAAATGGCGCGCGTATGGAGCGCCTGGCATGCCGGCGACAAGTTCGAGACCCGCATCCTGCCAGGCGGCCATGCCTTCCCGCGCGAGGCGCAGGACGAAGCCTACGACTGGCTCGATCGCCGCTTCGGCGGGCGCGACTAG
- a CDS encoding thiopeptide-type bacteriocin biosynthesis protein has translation MSAVLRDTAPGWQSLHVFVHDFARLDGLLCDGLAPLPGPFLADCFFVRYWLGGPHVRFRFLGDGTALAACARDWIARNAFVSTLEPDSYYPRFATELHTEPRRYWHGNGELHYIPYEPETARYGGPAGIAACERFFVEDSNAVLQLLREHPAPEREKILFGCCLVHYELLAREGLYEPYLAGCHGIAPPDLAAALQARIGSALARAWPGLQAAGARYVAGDYFAGALAAYGARLARVHAALLGAGVPAAALPAIFHSLLHMTFNRAGIHPLRENTARLFALALHDERSTA, from the coding sequence ATGAGCGCCGTGCTGCGGGACACGGCGCCAGGCTGGCAGTCGCTGCACGTGTTCGTGCACGACTTCGCCCGCCTCGACGGCTTGCTGTGCGATGGCCTGGCGCCGCTGCCGGGCCCGTTCCTGGCCGACTGCTTCTTCGTGCGCTACTGGCTGGGCGGACCGCACGTGCGCTTTCGCTTCCTGGGCGACGGCACGGCGCTGGCGGCGTGCGCGCGCGACTGGATCGCCCGCAATGCATTCGTCTCGACCCTCGAGCCGGACAGCTACTACCCGCGCTTCGCCACCGAACTGCATACGGAGCCGCGGCGCTATTGGCACGGCAACGGCGAGTTGCACTACATCCCCTACGAACCCGAAACGGCGCGTTACGGCGGCCCGGCGGGAATCGCGGCCTGCGAGCGCTTCTTTGTCGAGGACAGCAACGCGGTGTTGCAACTGCTGCGCGAGCATCCGGCGCCGGAGCGGGAGAAGATCCTGTTCGGCTGCTGCCTGGTGCACTACGAGCTGCTGGCGCGGGAGGGGTTGTATGAGCCCTACCTGGCGGGCTGCCACGGCATCGCGCCGCCGGACCTCGCCGCAGCCTTGCAGGCCCGTATCGGCAGCGCGCTGGCGCGCGCCTGGCCCGGCTTGCAGGCTGCCGGCGCCCGCTACGTGGCAGGGGATTATTTTGCCGGCGCATTGGCGGCGTACGGCGCCCGGCTCGCGCGGGTCCACGCGGCGTTGCTTGGCGCCGGCGTGCCCGCCGCCGCGCTGCCCGCCATCTTCCACTCGCTGCTGCACATGACATTCAACCGCGCCGGCATCCACCCGCTGCGCGAAAACACGGCCCGCCTGTTCGCGCTGGCCCTGCATGACGAAAGGAGCACGGCATGA